DNA from Solanum stenotomum isolate F172 chromosome 3, ASM1918654v1, whole genome shotgun sequence:
ACCGTGTATATTTCAAAAGGTTGTATGCCCGTAGTTCACATGAATAAGTATCAGCTTCTTTATGAAATTTTGTTTCATGGTGGACCTGCATGTTTTCCTTTTCTGATTAACGCAAATTAAAAACTTTTCAATTGATTGAATTGTAATAGTTAAAAGTTGAGTGCATTATTTGTGTTAAGGCGGCAGTGAACAAGATGCACTGGAATATTGTTTATGCTATATGTCATTGTATGGTATACTTAAACAAATTGAACTGGTCATGTTTACGCTttattttctggaaatttttgtataaaattagaGAAATAAAATGGTGATGAGGATCTTTTCTTTAATTACCAAGATTAAATAGTAATGAAGTATTAAATTTATGTGTTGGCTTAGACCTTCCTCCCCATCGGATGAATTTAATACAAGTCACTACGTATTTAATCGCTAGTTTGATAATCTTTATTAACTCTCCTAAACTGAGTAATATATGATTGGATCAATGTAACTAGAGGATTTTCACTTGACTTAAACTAACAGTAGactctccatctgagttagGTCTGAATAAGTTTATGGAGTGAATAATCGgtcattatatatttatattgtatgAGTAGTTCTCCAATCCCATCGATTGCCTATTCAAGATGCATGgatgtatatgtatatgatgAGTTTGAATGTAAATATTCAATGTTTATATGACAGTTTTGATTGATCTATTGTAACTTTTTCTTCAATCTCAGATTCAACATGTCTCCTTTTAATCCCATTAGTACTATTTTGGGTCAGAATAAACTAGAGGGTTCTAACTATGTTGACTGGAGGAGAAATCTCGACATCGTGTTAACTGCTGAAGAATATAAGTTTGTACTTCATGAGAAATGTCCATTGAAACCAAATGAACAGTCTAGTGATGAGGATAAGCTAGCTTATCAGAAATGGCGCAAAGCTGATGAGATGGCGCGATGTTACATTATGGCTTCAATGTCAAATGTGTTGCAACATCAACATCAAGCTATGTTGTCTGCTTTTGAAATTCTGGAGAATCTCAAACAAATGTTTGGAGACCAGGGTCGATCAGCTAAGCAGACTGCCATGAGAACTCTCATGAACACTAAGATGGTTGAAGGCACTCCTGTAAGAGACCATGTTCTAAAGATGATAGGTCTTCTGAATGAACTAGAGGTTTTGGGGGCTGAAATTGACAATGACTCTCAAGTTGAGATGATATTACAGTCTCTGCCAGAcagttttcaacaattttgccTAAATTATAATATGAATAAGATGAGTCTATCTTTGGCACAATTGTTGAATGAGCTGCAGGCGGCAGAGACACTTGTCAAAAAGGCACCATCCATGGCACTAAATGTTGAGAAAGGTTCTACTTCTAAACCGCAAGGTggacagaagaagaaaaaggctcACAAAGCTAAGGCATTTGCAGCTCCAACTGGGGGCGTGAAAAAGTCTAAGGGCAAGTGTTTTCATTGCAAAATGCCAGGCCATTGGAAAGCACATTGTCCAGATTTCTTGGCCAAGAAGAAAAACAATCTAGGTAACTCACTTTCACTTGTCGTTGAAACATTTTTAGCGGCTGTTTCTACCACTTCATGGTGTGTAGATTCAGGAGCCACTGATCATATCTGCACGACTTTGCAGGGGTTTCAAGAAACGCGCAAACTGATTAGAGGTGAAGTTAGTNNNNNNNNNNNNNNNNNNNNNNNNNNNNNNNNNNNNNNNNNNNNNNNNNNNNNNNNNNNNNNNNNNNNNNNNNNNNNNNNNNNNNNNNNNNNNNNNNNNNCACCAATATACTATCTAATGGATCCGAATTGTTTTTGGAAATCGTGATGACATACCTGTTGCACTTCAACTTTTTGGTGATTGAGCCTCGAATGTCCAACTGCTAAGTCATTCTTCATTCCCACGTGATAGGGAAGGACATTGATCCTTTTATCTTTCTCAAAATGCAATAAGTACACCACAAAGTTAGACTCATTAAAACCAAGTCTGGCACACAATGCATCAACAAAGTTGACCATTATAGCATATAATGATGTGCTCTCAGTACCACATTGTACTCTAACGATATGTGGAGAATTTTCAAGGTGCCAAATAATACAGATGTGTAGCTTTATAACTTGTTCTTTgataacaaacaacaaacataatATCAGTTTGTAATCCTCTGTTGCTTTCTTCCTCAATATCACTTAATGAACCTCAGAAGATGTCTTATTTTCATAAATGTTTCTGCTTTCAGATAATAAGAAAGGAAAATGTCACCTTGAAAGGCATCTACAACAGAATAAGGAGGATACTGTAATATAGAGCAGGAAATGTCTGTTATGGAATCGaataaattagaaagaaaaattagaGAGAATGAATGATAACTCTTTGTATTGATTCTTGCATTGATTCAAATAGAAGAATACATcactatttataaataattaaagataacaaaatatattattttccttctatatactaaactaaaaggaaactaaatattttgcaattaatgtaaaccctagacttgaaaggaaattaaatactatagaatatttttagactaaaaagaaaaagtaaaaagattTTACCAAATTTCAACATTTCCCCTAATCAAACTCAAGTAGGTGTATCTAACTTGAGTTTGAACACTTCttattcttgaaaaatatcttCTCCTTACTTTTGTTGTGGCAATTAATAGAATTCATTCTCACATTCTTCTTCTACTTATAGTGCCTGTGATTTATCTTGAGTATCTTTGAACTTGCACACTTTTGTAACATgacttgtttgtttgcaacttCCACATAATGCATCAGATCTCcaccaacataaaatttccaagtgTGTTTTCTTTTTGCAATATTTGCAATGAGGATaatcaacttttcttttttgatagtTCGCATAAAAGATACCTTCAACAACTTTATCTTGTCTGAAAGTTCTTCTTTGTTCTTGTGCTTGAAGAGCACTTATCAATTCTACAAGAGATGATAGAGAGATCTTTAGAATCTCCCAAAGTAGAGATTTTAGACTCAAATCTCTCGGGAATAGTCACAAGAATTTTTTCAACTATTCTATTATCTTTAAAATCATCATCAATCAACCTGATTCTGTTGACAATCAAAGAAATTCTGTCATAATAAATAGTGATAATCTCACCCTCTTGCATCCTAAGAGATTCaaaatcttttttcaaatttagaatttgattttgtatgCCTCGTTCACTTCCTCGGTACTCCTTTGTAAGTTTTTCCTAAGCTTCTTTTGTTGTCTCACATGCAATGATTTTAGAGAAAATTGAATCTGCAACTGAATTTTGAATTACAATTttggttttgtattttttattttctcttctgaGTGAAGTTTGATTTCAGCATCATAAGATTTTTCAGAGAGGTTGTATGGGTTTATCTTTCATTACAGCTTCCAACAAATCATAAACCTTAAGATAAAACTTCATCTTAACTGCtcaaatttgataattttcaccATTGAAGATTTGTGGGGCATTGAAGAGAGAGTATGCTTGTCATGATTTGAAAATAAGATTTAAAATAGTATGGATTAAAAATCGGTTAAAAGTAGTCATGCGTTAAAAATAAAAGCACGGgttaaaattgaattgaaaataTGTATGAATTAAAAGTGGTTGAAGGTTTTTCTTCAATGAACTCACAGATCCATTAAGATCAATGGAAGGCTTTAATACCACTGTTATAGGATCGaataaattagaaagaaaaattaaagaaagaattaATGATAATTCTTTGTATTGATTCAAATAGAATAATACATcactatttataaataattttaaaaatatattattttccttctagatactaaactaaaaggAAACTAAATATTTTGCAATTGATATAAACCCtagatttgaaaagaaattaaatactataaaatatttttagactaaaaagaaaaagtaaaataattctACCAAATTTCAACAATGTCATTATGCTCTGACTGAATGAGTGGTTGCACGTTCCTGTAAACTACAAAGCCTACAATAGCTGTTACAAAAATGATGTTTGGCCCAGCTGAGACACAATTAAGAGCTTCAATACCAGACacaggggcggacccacataGTCAATtatgggtgctcgagcacccattgaCTCCGgaaaaaaatttgtatatatatatatagaaaatatgataaatacgttattaaataaaaataagcacCCATAGAACAATAGCAGTCGTGGGTGCGTTGGTTGACAACTGAAAAATAACGCGCGCGAAGTATGCAGGCGAGGGTTCGAATCCCGTCAGCcccattccttttttttttactttttccagCGAATTTTGCACCTTTTTTTTTNNNNNNNNNNNNNNNNNNNNNNNNNNNNNNNNNNNNNNNNNNNNNNNNNNNNNNNNNNNNNNNNNNNNNNNNNNNNNNNNNNNNNNNNNNNNNNNNNNNNNNNNNNNNNNNNNNNNNNNNNNNNNNNNNNNNNNNNNNNNNNNNNNNNNNNNNNNNNNNNNNNNNNNNNNNNNNNNNNNNNNNNNNNNNNNNNNNNNNNNNNNNNNNNNNNNNNNNNNNNNNNNNNNNNNNNNNNNNNNNNNNNNNNNNNNNNNNNCTTTCTCATCCATGAAGTACATTAAAAATGAACTTCGTAATAGTATTGGTGATGAATTTTTGAATGGTTGTTTAGTTTGCTATGTAGAGCGTAAGATATTCGCAAATGTAAGCAATGATGCTATTATTTATCGTTTTCAACATATGAAAAGTCGTCGAGCACAATTATGACTTTAAGACTAGAAGTCTCTTTTTGTAATGATAATATTACTAGTAGGTCATTGTGACTTATAACTAGTGGTTGTTTTTGATGGTGATAATATTAAtcgttgttttattttttaaacttttttttattaaagagttTGAGTTAGTATAcgtttactttttttattaaagagttTGAGTTAGTATACGCTTACACTATGTGATTGCTAACATGTTTATGTTAAAGGAAGTGAGCACCCATAACCtttaaatcctggatccgccactgacCAGACATACTTATTTCACTTAATCCTTTTCTCAAAGCAAGCTCTTTCCAGACAACAACATAAGCAGAAGGGAAAACAGCCGTCCATTTTTGTGTAGCAACTGGCGCATTCTCTTCTGTCAGGCTAGAGACATCAGTACGCaacaaaatgatattttcaacgAATAATGCCATGTTCATTCCATGATAGTGAAGACTAGGAAAACATGTTTTATTTCTCCAGTTAACACCAAGCTCTAATGCTACCTCAGTTACTAAATTCATCTTTTGTGCTTCAGGCTCCTCTAAGCTAAAGTCATGCTTCTTGACAATCACACTTAAAGCCTGCAAATCTCCACTACATATTCCTGGATCCCATACAGGAACAACCAACTCATTTTCAACTAAAACAAGAGAGAACTTTCTCtgaaatcttataaatatatgtaCTGCTTGGACATGATTCCTTTCGGACTTTTCATCAAACAAGTGGGAAGCAACTCTTAGTTTCGTTCCCTTAAATTTCTCTTTCATTACTACATATGTAGAGACTCGTCCGTTAACCAAAGAAATCTCACCAATACATTGCAAATTTAACTCATGAGCAAGAAAGTCGATGGATGTTTTACCTGTTATTTCAACCTTCACAGTTGTCATGATAAACTTGATCTTTGcattttttgaatttgtaaAGGTGCAATTGAAACAACTTCTGTGGTTCGCTTCTCTGACTCAATTTTGATAGAGTCGTTGAACGCATTGCACTGCTCCATCACATCATCAAGACAAAAGTAGCAATGGCAGTTAATGCTGAGTATGCAACCATAGACGCAAGGGTTACAATCATAGTCAACGTTGCATATGCAATCCTTGAACTTCCACAATTGCTTAACATTCACAACTATTCCAGTCactagggatggcaatggagTGGTGCGAGTTGAGCTTAACCCGCAAAATTTTTAATCCGCCCCTCCCCACCCCGCAtaacattttatttcattttcaacccgGCCCACCCCGCCCCGCATAGACGCCCCCGCATGAACCCGCaccacataatatttttaacatattctttttctagttaagtttgatactaataatataattcataaaaataaagtcattttttcattaagttgtattaatttaataggatagtgacttaaaaaattattttttagaagttAATTGGGAACAtgtaaaaaattgtattattttttatcgaaCCATTTTCAtctactatcttgaatattttagtagtttaaagaaattatcttaattataagatgtaaaaagttaaaattaagtttgaacccacataaaatcacatatagcCGCAACCCACCCCGCCCTACGTTAGTTTTCAAAAAGCCCACTTCAACCCGCCCCATCCCACATAACCTTAAACCCACCACGCCCCGCATCCGCTCCGCCCTATTTCCATCCCTACCAGTCACTTCATCTGTAGCCAAAGTGGTATGTGACTCCTTCAACCTCTTTTTTAATTCCTCGAACATCTTCTTCGAATTACTATCCATAGTCGAGATAGTTCGTGGATCTGATACCAATTGTAATGATCCCAAACAGATTTGAAATAACAAAGTATTTTCTGGGACGATTTTCGATTATATTGGTAACTAAATTGAACTACAAGCTTAGCTAATAACGAAAATAACAGAAAATGGGGAAGTCGAATATTAGCTCCATAGCTTGATAGATTTGCAGAAATAAAAGTGATTTAGAAGAGATTGGGAATGAAGAAATTAGGTAGAAGGAGAAGAATTTTGGAGAAGTAGATACTACGCAAATTCATGCCCTCTCTATTCTGTTAGTCAGACTCGGTTACATATAATGTGTAATCAAATTGGTTGAGCTGGCAAGTCTAACTAATCCTAACCTTTGAAGCTCAATAACTCACGATCAATTTCGACCCTCCATGTGGCAATTATTATGACTAAATTCTAAATAAACCCCAATCCATGATAGTATCTCAAGGCCATTGCCTCTTTCCCGCTagatttcaaattttatcaaaatttgtttcCCCTTCCAGATATTTCTAGATTTAAGCCTCTGATTCATAACAGAGCATCAAAACTAGTTAGCATCTTCCGCTCTCCAATccaaactaacaaaaaaaatcatagaaTTCATAATTGAACCAGTAAAccataaagggaaaaaagagCAATGCAGTAGAATTCTGGAAGCAATTTCATTTGTGTGCTTCTCTGCAACAAAAACACTTCTATATCTATGTATACAAGAAACAGAGACCAACCTGAAATTGATCCATAGTCgtatataagaaataaaaagaaacatcaaaattcatgCACTAAGCAGAGTAAACAGAGATTGAATGGAGAAATATTGTGTATACCTGACAAATATTAGGTCCAGAAGCCCATGAAACCTTCTTAGATTTCTTCAAACCCATGATGAAATTGCTTAATCAGATACTCAATTTATTCAACTACACTCAAAATTCTCCTTCAGATAATCAGATTGTCAATGCAAGTTTGAATCAGAAACAGAGATTGGAGTTATCAACAAAACAAAGGGCAGAAACCCtgaaatttttgttttgtgagTGAAGAAAATGAAAGTTGAAGAGGGTGGGAGTGACTGAGTGATGTACTCtatgttttgtatttttactGCTGCTGAAAGGTTCGTTACATGCATTTTTCGTATTTAACCGCATAACACATCATTACGCCATTGtctttgtatttttcatttagGGTTAATTAGACAATGGCGTAATGAGGTGGTAGGCACTTAACGTAAAAGAGCGTGTAACGAATATTTCAATGGCAGACAAAATACAAAACATAGAGTACATCACTCAGTCACTCCCACCCTCTTCAACTTTCATTTTCTTCACTCACGGAAATTCTAGGGTTTCTGCCTTCAATTTTGTTGATAGCTCCAATCTTTGTTCCTAATTCAAACTTGCATTGACAATCTGATCATCTGAAGGTGAATTATGATTGTTGTTAAGTAAACTAAGTATCTGATTAAGTGATTTCATCATGGGTTTGAAGAAATCTAAGAAGGTTTTATGGGCTTCAAGACCTAATTTTTGTTAGGTTTACACAACATTTCTCCGTCGAGTTTCTGTTTACTCTGTTTAGTGAAAgaattttgatgtttattttTACGACTATGGATCAATTTCAGATTGGTCTCTGTTTCTTGTATACATAGATATAGATGTGTTTCTGTAGCACAAAAGCACACAGATGAAATTGCTTGCTTCTACTGCattgctcttttttttaaatggtttacTGGTTCAGTTATGAACTCTATGATTTTATTGTTAGTTTGGATTGGGGAACAAAAGATGCTAACTGATTTTGATGCTCTGTTCTGAATCAGAGGCTTGAACCTAGAAATATCTGGAAAGGGAAACAGATTTAGATAAAATTTGAAACCTAGGGGGAAAGAGGAAATAGCCTTATAAACCGTTTGGTGCTGCAACATCTAGAAAAGAATCAGTTTGAGTTAACCTTGACCGAATGTACTTTCCATACAACACATTTAGCAGTTAAAAATACACTGCAAATTGACATCAATAAGAAAAAAAGCAGTTCGGggtaggggtgtgcactattcggattaaaccgaataaccaaaccaaatcaaactggAAATTaatttggattgattttttggtttttcggattggttttggattaataaattactttgtttggttttttggtttggtttcgtattttaaaaataaaaaccgaaaaaaaacatttattaatgtttaggtttagaattaagttggagttaaccacttttgtccctttttggttattgcctttcatgatgattatatttatattttatgtttgaattatatctataataggtatacttataagtattgtgttttaagttttacttatgatttatattagaaagtatatttaagagattaaatattattactttggctatgttattatttattgacATAACtgaataaccaaaccgaaaaaagtTGAACCGATTAGAgaaaacccaaaccaaaccaaatttattttggatcggaatggattacacttttacaaaaccaaaaatcaaaaaatacaaacctaatagtgtaaaaccaaatcaaaaaactgaatgcacacccctagttcGGGGTACTTACCCAAAATCACACCTGCCTAGACAAatttttcttcattctcttCCGTTATCAAGTGCAAAATATCATCCAATTGGCATGAACCTGCGTCAGGATAGGACATCcttgaatcaatttttttctgcAAATCCAATTGGCTGAAGCTGAGTCAGGACAGGACATGCCTAAATTGAATTTGATCTGCAAATCCAATTAGCTAAACGCCTGAACCTGAGTCAAGACCGGATGTGCCTGAATCTAACTGGGATTCACATGGGTGGAGGAGCTAGATCAGGGAAAAGAGGGATTTATTAGGCTTTGGGTTAACAAATCAAATGAGAAAGAGATAGATCAGTGTTGGTGGAGGAACTGGGTCAAAAAAAGCAGGGAATCACTAAtatttaagacttgagttgacAATTCAAACCTGGAAGAGATAGATCCAGCTAACTTCCGAAACAACTTACATAGATTCATTTGGAatcaggggcggacccacataGTCAATtttgggtgctcgagcacccattgaCTCCGgaaaaaaatttgtatatatatatagaaaatatgataaatacgttattaaataaaaataaacaccCATAGAACAATAGCAGTCGTGGGTGCGCTGGTTGACAACTGAAAAATAACGCGCGCGAAGTACGCAGGCGTGGGCCCTTTCCATTTTTTCTattctttaaaacattttccactATCCACTTTTATgggattttttcttttaacaaaaCAAGGaaatcattcttcttcttcttcttgtatcAAAGAAAAAGCAGCCAGCCCAACAACAAAATTCaagcttttttcttttcaaaatcaaaatacaaaagCAAGGTAATAAGATTTGATGTTTGATTAAAGTTagataatgaaaaaaaaggGTTAGAGAAATTAGGTTTTGAGATTTTCATTGCTTATGGCTAGTACTCTTTAAGTCTTAATTCTTAAAATAGATTCCACATACGTTTTTTGTTACTTGATAAATAGATTTAGACTTTAGAGTCTCACATATTTAGTGTTttgtgattaaaaatatattttttgaatacttttgaaataattttttttcttaccaacttacttgattcaaaaattaaattttaggaTGTACACAAATAACAAATTGTgcaattgaaaattttgtgcTCATTGACTCATATATTGCTAATTATTGCTTGTGGTGTTGAAAGATCAAATAGatatattaattgatgtttgaGTTGTTGATAGAAAGTTAtagatttcaaaaaaaattaattgaattatgtgAATTAATTCtatgataaaattgatttttttgcaGAAATTTATCTTTGTAAATTGAGATGGATAAGTATGTCACAAGATCGAAAATTGGGCATCCAAGTTCTAGCTCTACTCATCCATCTACCGCTTCAACCATAGCTCCGAAAATTCAAAGGAAAACATTTATTTCAGATGTTGATTTAGAATCTCTTGAAGTTGATCCGGGAATTAGAAAGCCCATTGCAgaatataatcctaatatacgtgATGATATTAGGAgatattatattcttaaaaagCCTTGCCAACCTAAGGATCATAAATTTCCTAAAACTAAGTTTGGGAAGGAAATGCGGCAATTTTTTCCTGATTGGTTTAATGGTCGTAAGTGGTTGGAGTATAGCATAACAAAAGATGCTGCATTTTGTTTGTGTTGCTACTTGTTTAAAATTGAATGTGAAAGTCGTGGATATGTGGTTGATGCTGCTTTCACAAAGACTGGCTATAGAGCTTGGAACAAAGCTACTGAAAGATTTAGAGCTCATGTTGGAGATATAAATAGCATCCACAACAAGTGTTTCAACAAGATGCTTGATTTGATGAATCAATCACAGTCAATACACACTTCCTTTGATAAAAAGtccaagaaagaaaaaagtgagTCTCGGCGTCGCTTGAGTGCTTCAATTGATGTGACAAGATTTCTCTTGAAATTAGGATTATCATTCCGTGGACATGATGAGAGTCGATCTTCTTCAAATAGAGgtatttttcttgaacttttgcaATGGTATGGAGATATTAATGAAGATGTTGGAAgcattattttagaaaaagctccaaaaaatgaaataatgtgTTCTCCAAGTATTCAAAAGGATATTGTTGATTCTTGTGCTAAGGAAACAATCAAATCTATTCTTGAAGATTTAGATGGGGATTATTTTGGGATACTAGTCGATGAATCAAAGGATGTGTCACACAAGGAGCAAATGGCACTTGTTTTGAGATATGCTAACAAAGAAGGAGAAGTGATAGAGCGATTTGTTGGTATTATTCATGTTAGTGATACATCTGCTTGTTCATTAAAGGAAGCAATATACTCTTTTCTTTTAGATCACTCATTAAGTCCATCCCAAATACGTGGGCAAGGTTATGATGGAGCTAGCAATATGCAAGGACATCTAAATGGTCTTAAAACTTTGATTTTGAATGACACTCCATCGGCATATTGCATTCACTGTTTTGCCCACCAATTGCAGTTAACACTAGTGGCTCTTGCAAAGAAGGATTCAAATGTAGATGactttttttgtttagttaCTAATGTGTTAAATATTGTTGGAGCATCTTTTAAGCGCAGGGATTTACTTCGGAAACACCAAGCTGAACAGTTAGAGGAGTTGCTTATATCAGGGGAAGTGCATACTGGGCGAGGATTAAATCAAGAACGTGGGCTTCAGCGGCCAGGTGATACTCGTTGGGGTTCTCATTATAGAACATTAGATaatcttattgttctatttccaTCAGTTATTCATGTGCTTGAATTTACTGGATGCGAGTGTCCAAACTATACTGATAGACTTCTTGCTAAAACTCTTGTGGATGCGATTAAGAAATATGATTTTGCCTTTATGCTGCACTTGATGTGGAAAGTTCTTATGATGACAAATGAATTGAACTCCTCATTACAAAGGATGGATCAAAATATTGTCAATGCTATGGGATTTCTTGCTCTTACAAAGCAAAGATTACAAAATATGAGGGATAATGAATTCGAATCATTAATGGATGATGTCTCTTCTTTTTGTGATAAACATGATATAGTCATTCCGGAGATGGATGCTAGCTACTTTCCTGGGAAGTCAAAGCGTAAAGCTCTTGATGTTACATATTCTCATCATTTGCgtgttgaaatattttatgctgTTATTGATTTGCATCTTCAAGAGCTTAATAATCGTTTTGATGTTGTGAGTACTGACTTACTTCTCGGTATGGCTAGTTTGAATCCAGTTAATTCATTTGGTAGTTTTGATAAGGGCAAGATAATGAGGTTGGCTGAATATTATATGAATGAGTTTGACATCAACAAGCTTCGGGATCTCAATTTTCAGCTTGATAGCTTTATAGTTTATGTTCGTGGTTCTGACAAGAGGTTCTTCAACTTGAAGGGAATTAGTGATCTTGCTAAAGTATTGGTCAAGTCAAATTTGCCTCAAATTTGGCCACTTGTTTATTTGCTTATCAAGTTGACTCTTATTCTTCCGTTGCTACTGCTTCTGTGGAACAAGCTTTCTCATCCATGAAGTACATTAAAAATGAACTTCGTAATAGTATTGGTGATGAATTTTTGAATGGTTGTTTAGTTTGCTATGTAGAGCGTAAGATATTCGCAAATGTAAGCAATGATGCTATTATTTATCGTTTTCAACATATGAAAAGTCGTCGAGCACAATTATGACTTTAAGACTAGAAGTCTCTTTTTGTAATGATAATATTACTAGTAGGTCATTGTGACTTATAACTAGTGGTTGTTTTTGATGGTGATAATATTAAtcgttgttttattttttaaacttttttttattaaagagttTGAGTTAGTATAcgtttactttttttattaaagagttTGAGTTAGTATACGCTTACACTATGTGATTGCTAACATGTTTATGTTAAAGGAAGTGAGCACCCATAACCtttaaatc
Protein-coding regions in this window:
- the LOC125858850 gene encoding uncharacterized protein LOC125858850, which encodes MDKYVTRSKIGHPSSSSTHPSTASTIAPKIQRKTFISDVDLESLEVDPGIRKPIAEYNPNIRDDIRRYYILKKPCQPKDHKFPKTKFGKEMRQFFPDWFNGRKWLEYSITKDAAFCLCCYLFKIECESRGYVVDAAFTKTGYRAWNKATERFRAHVGDINSIHNKCFNKMLDLMNQSQSIHTSFDKKSKKEKSESRRRLSASIDVTRFLLKLGLSFRGHDESRSSSNRGIFLELLQWYGDINEDVGSIILEKAPKNEIMCSPSIQKDIVDSCAKETIKSILEDLDGDYFGILVDESKDVSHKEQMALVLRYANKEGEVIERFVGIIHVSDTSACSLKEAIYSFLLDHSLSPSQIRGQGYDGASNMQGHLNGLKTLILNDTPSAYCIHCFAHQLQLTLVALAKKDSNVDDFFCLVTNVLNIVGASFKRRDLLRKHQAEQLEELLISGEVHTGRGLNQERGLQRPGDTRWGSHYRTLDNLIVLFPSVIHVLEFTGCECPNYTDRLLAKTLVDAIKKYDFAFMLHLMWKVLMMTNELNSSLQRMDQNIVNAMGFLALTKQRLQNMRDNEFESLMDDVSSFCDKHDIVIPEMDASYFPGKSKRKALDVTYSHHLRVEIFYAVIDLHLQELNNRFDVVSTDLLLGMASLNPVNSFGSFDKGKIMRLAEYYMNEFDINKLRDLNFQLDSFIVYVRGSDKRFFNLKGISDLAKVLVKSNLPQIWPLVYLLIKLTLILPLLLLLWNKLSHP